GCCTGGGCGACCGGGTTACGCTTCACAACGGGGCTGTGCTGGGATCGGAGGGCTTCGGCTTTGTTCAGCGAGGTGAAGATTTGGTTAAAATCCCACAGGTTGGGCAAGTTATAGTCGAGTCGGAGGTCGAAATCGGCGCTTTGGCGGCGATCGATCGGGCCACAGTAGGTGTCACTATAGTGCATCGGGGGGTAAAACTGGACAATTTCGTCCATATTGGCCACAACTGTGAGATTGGAGCCTTTTCGCGCTTTGCTGCGCAAAGTGGGGTAGGTGGTTCCAGTGTAGTGGGTGAATGGTGTGAGTTCGGCGGGCAGAGTGGGGTAGCCGACCATGTCCGAATCGGGCGTCGAGTGCGGGTGGCGGCGGGCAGCGGCATCCCCGGTACGGTGGGAGATCACACCACTGTGGGCGGGCGGCCGGCGGTACCGATCCGCTTGTGGCGCCGCCAATCCGCGATTATGCGTCATCTGCCCGAGTTGGTCGCCCGGCTACGAGCTTTGGAAGAAAAGCTCGGAATCGCGACCCGCTGGAGGGAGGAGAGCGAATGATTGCTGGTGGCTGCGATCTGGATGAGAAAGGCATAAGGCGGGCTCATTTCTGGCTACCACACGCCCTCGCATCCTGCTTGATGGCCCTGCTGCTGGGGCTGGGCGTGGGTTGTCGCTCCGCCTCCACCCGCGAATTGCGGCGTAACCGCAATATCGAGCCGTTCAATTTCAAGGTCAGTTCAGGACGCGATGAATTTCAGATCGAGGGCTATTTGGCTCGTCCCGGTCGCTCCGGCCGCTGGCCCACCCTGCTGATTCTGGATCCCAACGCCGGCACTGCAGGTCGATGTATCACGCGCGAGGACCACTTTACCCAATTAGGGTTGAATTTGGCTTGTATCAGCTTGCCGGGCAACGGCAAGTCCTCCGGTCCCGGTCGTTTCGTGGGTCCGCAGGCGGTGGCCGCCACGCAGCATGCGTTGGATTTGTTGGCCGGACGGCCTGATGTCGACCGCGCGCGAATGGGGGTTTGGGGATTAGGTAACGGTGCCGTGGCCGCGGGTCTGGTGATGGACCGGGACGAGCGGGCGCGGGTGGTCATCTTGCAGTCGGGTACATATGATTTACCCGAATTCTGGCCTAAAGCCCGCCTGCTGACCAAATTGTCCATCCTCCATCAGGTTTGGCCGAGTAAGCGGGTCCTTAAGGAGCGCAGCGTAATCGACCATTTGCCCCGTAAACTCGATTGCAAAGTGCTGATCCTGCACGGTCGCAAGGATCGTCACGCGCCGGTGGCCCAAGCGGAGCAATTGGCCGTCGCCCTGCGCGAGCGCGGGGCCGAGGTCCAGACCCGCTTTTTCACTCATGGCGGCGATCGGTTGGGGACGCGGGTGGATCAAACGGTGGCGCAGTTCTTGCGCCAGAACCTGGCGGTGGACTAAGGCCTGTCCTTGAGGGCGGCCAGCGCCGCCGCTACCGCCTCGGCATGCCCTTGAACTTTGACTTTGGCGAAGACCTGCCGCACCCTGCCCGCGCGATCGATAAGGAAGGTGGTGCGCTCGATACCCATGAACTGGTGACCGTACAGTGATTTTCTTTTATATACCCCGTAGGCCTCGGCCACATGATGGTCAGTATCGCTAAGCAGAGTGAAGGCGAGCTGGTAGCGTTGGGCGAATTTTTGATGAGAAGCCGGAGAGTCACCGCTGATACCGACGATCCGGACATCCGACCAAACCGGTACTTGACTATTGAAGGTGCAAGCTTGGGTAGTGCAACCTGGGGTCATGTCCTTGGGATAAAAGTACAGCACTAGCCATCCCGTTCGGTGCAGGTCGCCCAGTTTGACCCGCTCGCCCTGGGCGTCGGGTAGTTCGAAGTCAGGGGCAGGTTGATTCAATAGAGGATGAGTGGGGGTGGCGACGCGGTTGCGAGCTGTACCAGATTGCGACATTTGCTTGCCTCGATATGGTTGACCCCGATCGGCGCTGCCGCCGTCGGTCAAATTCTATCCTTGCTCGCAGCCCGCAGGGTGGAGTCTAGCCTGTGCGCACGGCAAATCTGGCACAAATTATCCTAAACGGCGCGGGCGGCAAAGTGCTAATGTCGGCTGTCCTCAGGGGGCGAGGGGATTGACATACCGGATTGGCGGGCTTGGGGTGGAAGGCGCCCGCGCGAAATTGAAGCCGCTAAGGTGACTATAACTAGACTCTAGTTGACGCGCTTGTAACTTGGCTCTACACTTGCGGGCGGATCTCGATTCCGCAACTCAATGGCAGCATACACCGAGCTCAGCCCAGACCTACTTGAGGAGCTCGCCGAGGACTATGCCTTTGGCCGGCTTCTCAACGTCGCTATTCTGACCAACGGCTCGGTCAACAGCAACTACCTGCTGGAGACCGCCAAAGGCAAATATGTCCTGCGGATCGACGAAGCCAAGGGCGAAATGGAGATTAAGCGGGAGATCGATCTGCTGAGCTTTCTCCGCAAGCACTCCTTTCCCTGCCCCCACCCGCTCCAGGATCGCAAAGGGCGGTATTACCGCGAGTATCAGCGCCGCTGTCTGTCGATCAGCAAGCACGCCGAAGGGCGCAGTCCAATGCCGCACAAGTTGCGCCTGTCACAGCTCGAAACCATCGGCCGGGCCCTGGGCGAACTACACGTAATCGGCAAGGGCTACAAGAAGGGGATCGACAACCGCTTCAGCTTCGAGCGGATCTCCGATCTGTTTCTCCATGTCAAAGCGCGCCTGCCTACGTATTTTCGCCGGATCACGCGCACCCTGGAGGATGAGATTGAGTATCTGGACCGCTACCTGGAAAGCAAGCTGCCCAAGGGGATAATCCACGGTGATCTATTCGCGGACAATCTGCTGTTTCGGGGCGAGCGGTTGGTAGCAATGCTGGATTTCGAAGCGGCCTGCCGAGGCAAGTTCATCTTCGATATCGCCACTGCGGTCAACGCGCTGTGCTTCGTGAACAACTCCTATTCCCTGGAGCGCTTTCGCCATCTGCTCCAAGGTTATGAAAGCGTGCGGACCTTGTCTCTGGCCGAATGGGACGCTTTTCCCAACGAGCTGCGCTATTCCTCGCTGCGCTTTACCATAACGCGACTGCGTGACTTCTTTTTGCATCCCGTGCCCGAAGGCCAGCGGACCAATAAGGATTTTCGGGAATTCTTCGAACGTCTGCAGATCCTGCGCCGGGAGAAAAGCGGGGGGATGGAGGCTTTGCTGATGGCGATGGCGACCGGCTACGATTACCGCAAGTACCAGAAAATCCGTGCCAGCGAAAAACCTTGAGTTCGCCTGAGCGTTCTGGTCTGCTCGCACCACTTCCGACCGTGACTTAGAATTAAGTCAGCTGATTACACCGCCCCAGCGGCGATCGAAGCTATCTCGGGTAAGATTTAACGAGGCCACTATGGCGTCTAATGCTACCGCCGCCGAAGAGGCGGTCCGCTCCCTTATAACCTATGTCGGCGAAGATCCGCAGCGCGAGGGGCTTGCTCGCACTCCGACCCGTGTAGTCAAGGCGCTAGAGTTCCTGACCCATGGCTATCAGCAAAATGCCAAGGAGATTATCAACGGCGCGCTGTTCGTTGAGGAAGATTATCAGGAGATGATCGTCTGCCGCGATGTCGACTTCTTCTCGCTGTGCGAGCATCACCTGCTGCCCTTTATCGGTAAGGCTCACGTCGCCTATCTGCCCAAGCGCCACATTATCGGACTATCCAAGTTGGCGCGCCTGGTGGAACTTTATGCCCGTCGCCTTCAGGTCCAGGAGCGCCTGACCACCCAGATCGCTAACACCATCTGGGAGCAGCTCGATCCGATGGGAGTCGCGGTGGTGCTGGAAGCTGAACATCTCTGCATGCGCATGCGGGGGGTGGAAAAGCAGAACTCCTGGGTCACGACCTCGGCGATGCTGGGGGTATTTCGCAGCAACCAAACCACGCGCCAGGAATTCATGAGCTTCATCCGCAATGGCCGCTAGTGGCGGTGGTGCCCACCGACTTGGCCCGCGGGCTTAAGCCTGCGCCCAGGTGTGCACCACGCCAAGGCCTTTCAACGGGCGATGAACCCCATTCGCGATAATTCCCGCGCCGACTTGGAGGGTATTTTTCGTGACGCCGTAGCCGCGGTTGACGCCGCGGCGTTGGTCACTCAGGCACTGCGCGAGCAGTGGGCACAGCACCTGGCGGCCCGGCGCTTAAGCGCCTTGGCGGTGGGCAAGGCGGCGCTGCCAATGGCGGCGGCGGCGCACGCTGCGCTGACTATACCGCCGGCGCAGGCGATGGCGATTGCGCCCGTGATCCAATCCGCGCTGGCAGACCTTTTGCGGGCGCAGGGTTGGCAGCTTTATCGCGGGGGTCATCCGCTACCCGACCAGGACTCCCTGGCGGCCGGGCGCGCGGTGCTCGCGATGGCAGCAACGCTAGGCCCCGACGATCTGCTCCTGGTCCTGCTCAGCGGCGGTGCATCTGCCTTGATGGTGGCGCCGCCTCCCGGCGTCAGCCTGGAGGACAAGTTAGCCGTCACTCAGGCTCTTTTGCGAACCCGCGCTGCCATAAGCGAAATCAACACCGTGCGCAAACATCTGTCTCAACTCAAGGGCGGTCGTTTGGCAGCCGCCGCCGACGGAGCCGAGGTGCTGACGCTGATCGTCTCCGACGTACGCGGCAACGACTTGACGACGATCGGATCGGGTCCGACCGCGCCCGATCCGAGCAGCTTCGAGCAGGCGCGTGGGGTTTTGATTCGGCATAAATTATGGGGACGCGCACCAGAGGCGGTGCGCAGTTGGCTGGAGGCGGGAATGGCGGGCGAGATAGCGGAAAGCCCCAAGCCTGGAGATCCGCGGCTGCGGCGGGTCAGGAACGTGGTTATTGGCGACAACGAGCGCGCGCTGGCGGCGGCGGCCGCCAGCGCGCGCGGGCGTGGCTTCGAGCCTCATCTGAGCGGAGATCTGTACGGCGAGGCCCGCGCGGTCGGCCGCCGCTTGGCCCAGGAGTTGGCGCAGGCTCTGCCGCACCAGTGCTTGTTGGCTGGCGGTGAACCGCTGGTCGAGGTGCGAGGAAGCGGCCGCGGTGGACGAGCCCAGGAGCTAGCGCTGGCGGCCGCCCTGGAACTGGAGCGCTTGCAGCCAGCCCGCTCAGTAGCATTGCTATGCGCGGGTAGCGACGGGGTGGATGGTCCCACCGACGCGGCGGGTGGATTCGCCGATAACGGCAGCAGCGGGCGCGCACGTAGCCGTGGGCTGGATCCGGCGGCCGAGTTGGCCCGCAACAACTCCTACCCGGTACTAGAGGCGGCGGGTGATCTGTTCAA
Above is a genomic segment from Candidatus Binataceae bacterium containing:
- the lpxD gene encoding UDP-3-O-(3-hydroxymyristoyl)glucosamine N-acyltransferase, yielding MKLSELATALGLSLRGAGEEEVSAAAPIDSAGPGSVTFLANARFASALAQVRPAAVITTAELASQVAGPVLLSSNPQLDFARALGLFHHAYRPPVGIHPSALIAPSARIGPGASIGAFVVIGERVQIGRDAVIHPHVVIYPDVVIGDGLVCHSHVSIREGVRLGDRVTLHNGAVLGSEGFGFVQRGEDLVKIPQVGQVIVESEVEIGALAAIDRATVGVTIVHRGVKLDNFVHIGHNCEIGAFSRFAAQSGVGGSSVVGEWCEFGGQSGVADHVRIGRRVRVAAGSGIPGTVGDHTTVGGRPAVPIRLWRRQSAIMRHLPELVARLRALEEKLGIATRWREESE
- a CDS encoding prolyl oligopeptidase family serine peptidase; this encodes MIAGGCDLDEKGIRRAHFWLPHALASCLMALLLGLGVGCRSASTRELRRNRNIEPFNFKVSSGRDEFQIEGYLARPGRSGRWPTLLILDPNAGTAGRCITREDHFTQLGLNLACISLPGNGKSSGPGRFVGPQAVAATQHALDLLAGRPDVDRARMGVWGLGNGAVAAGLVMDRDERARVVILQSGTYDLPEFWPKARLLTKLSILHQVWPSKRVLKERSVIDHLPRKLDCKVLILHGRKDRHAPVAQAEQLAVALRERGAEVQTRFFTHGGDRLGTRVDQTVAQFLRQNLAVD
- a CDS encoding DUF4147 domain-containing protein, encoding MHHAKAFQRAMNPIRDNSRADLEGIFRDAVAAVDAAALVTQALREQWAQHLAARRLSALAVGKAALPMAAAAHAALTIPPAQAMAIAPVIQSALADLLRAQGWQLYRGGHPLPDQDSLAAGRAVLAMAATLGPDDLLLVLLSGGASALMVAPPPGVSLEDKLAVTQALLRTRAAISEINTVRKHLSQLKGGRLAAAADGAEVLTLIVSDVRGNDLTTIGSGPTAPDPSSFEQARGVLIRHKLWGRAPEAVRSWLEAGMAGEIAESPKPGDPRLRRVRNVVIGDNERALAAAAASARGRGFEPHLSGDLYGEARAVGRRLAQELAQALPHQCLLAGGEPLVEVRGSGRGGRAQELALAAALELERLQPARSVALLCAGSDGVDGPTDAAGGFADNGSSGRARSRGLDPAAELARNNSYPVLEAAGDLFKSGATRTNVADLFIGLVY
- the folE gene encoding GTP cyclohydrolase I FolE gives rise to the protein MASNATAAEEAVRSLITYVGEDPQREGLARTPTRVVKALEFLTHGYQQNAKEIINGALFVEEDYQEMIVCRDVDFFSLCEHHLLPFIGKAHVAYLPKRHIIGLSKLARLVELYARRLQVQERLTTQIANTIWEQLDPMGVAVVLEAEHLCMRMRGVEKQNSWVTTSAMLGVFRSNQTTRQEFMSFIRNGR
- a CDS encoding homoserine kinase encodes the protein MAAYTELSPDLLEELAEDYAFGRLLNVAILTNGSVNSNYLLETAKGKYVLRIDEAKGEMEIKREIDLLSFLRKHSFPCPHPLQDRKGRYYREYQRRCLSISKHAEGRSPMPHKLRLSQLETIGRALGELHVIGKGYKKGIDNRFSFERISDLFLHVKARLPTYFRRITRTLEDEIEYLDRYLESKLPKGIIHGDLFADNLLFRGERLVAMLDFEAACRGKFIFDIATAVNALCFVNNSYSLERFRHLLQGYESVRTLSLAEWDAFPNELRYSSLRFTITRLRDFFLHPVPEGQRTNKDFREFFERLQILRREKSGGMEALLMAMATGYDYRKYQKIRASEKP
- the bcp gene encoding thioredoxin-dependent thiol peroxidase; protein product: MSQSGTARNRVATPTHPLLNQPAPDFELPDAQGERVKLGDLHRTGWLVLYFYPKDMTPGCTTQACTFNSQVPVWSDVRIVGISGDSPASHQKFAQRYQLAFTLLSDTDHHVAEAYGVYKRKSLYGHQFMGIERTTFLIDRAGRVRQVFAKVKVQGHAEAVAAALAALKDRP